In a single window of the Aquicella siphonis genome:
- a CDS encoding ABC transporter permease yields the protein MLKLLIFSSRQLWREWRAGEWYIVCFALLLAVAATTSMHFYTDRILRGIDRESAKFLGGDLVISSSAPISESWEQKAQSLKLRTAQVWSYPSVVSVNNRLQLVNLQAVSDRYPILDSQPLALKHGSVWAEGRLLPLLSVQPNEKITLGAAEFTIQKILTGDIDALTTGWTIAPRVMMRLDDVPSTRTVVTGSRVDYRLLMTGDPSQLRQFREWVTPRLNPGQVLLDVHNQRFPLSDILERTKNYLQLILLVCLLMSGVAISLSIQQYLRRHYAHIALWRCFGGREKEITAILALQLFMIAIVTGAAGVAAGYLAQEMFVSLFRDFIKFPLPPAGWAPVIMGFGISTLILFAFSFPVISQLPKTSPLFIWRNEITNHTIQYYLVFSIFFLMALIYIVWSMEFSMLAIYYFLGFFLSLIFMYAIGQLILRLIAAVLPYLDGTLRSGLNQLLHHRSSFILQFIGFNLILTALLTSSLIKTDIVRNWQSTLPASAPNYFAFNIARTDIVPLGQFFKDHQVPVEGIYPMVRGRLIALNGKPIMKAVPADAVNNNALHRDLNLSWMWQYPSDNKIVKGHSWTLKDYAKAMVSVEKNLAENLQLRINDELTFQIGEQQFKASIVNFRSLVWSSIHPNFFMIFPPGLLDKFPATYITSFHLKKDQTIFLNDLARLFPNITIIDMASLLSQIQDLVGKIIAALQYLFFFALALGILIFITSLQSSMDERKQTYSLFRILGADRKYIMKCLMVEFSSLALILIITTISFSLLLVYLLEATIFNL from the coding sequence ATGTTAAAGCTATTGATTTTTTCAAGCAGACAATTATGGCGCGAATGGCGGGCCGGTGAATGGTACATAGTCTGCTTTGCCTTGCTTCTTGCCGTTGCCGCCACCACATCCATGCACTTTTATACGGACAGGATTTTGAGAGGAATCGACAGGGAAAGCGCAAAATTTCTTGGCGGCGATCTTGTGATCAGCAGTTCGGCGCCCATCTCCGAATCCTGGGAGCAGAAAGCACAGTCATTAAAGCTGCGTACAGCGCAAGTATGGTCTTACCCTTCAGTCGTCAGCGTGAATAACCGCCTGCAATTGGTCAATCTGCAAGCTGTTTCAGACCGCTATCCCATACTGGACAGCCAGCCGCTGGCATTAAAACACGGCAGTGTATGGGCTGAAGGGCGTTTGCTGCCGCTGCTATCGGTTCAACCGAATGAGAAAATCACGCTGGGGGCGGCTGAATTCACAATACAAAAAATCCTCACCGGAGACATTGATGCCCTGACGACAGGCTGGACAATTGCGCCTCGCGTCATGATGCGGCTGGATGATGTCCCCTCAACCCGTACCGTCGTAACGGGAAGCCGGGTGGATTACCGGTTATTAATGACAGGCGACCCGTCACAATTACGGCAATTTCGCGAGTGGGTCACCCCGCGGCTGAATCCGGGGCAGGTGTTGCTTGACGTGCATAACCAGAGGTTTCCGCTTTCTGATATCCTGGAACGCACGAAAAATTATCTGCAACTCATTCTGCTGGTCTGTCTTCTTATGAGCGGAGTCGCCATTTCACTCAGTATCCAGCAATATCTGCGCCGCCACTATGCACACATCGCCTTATGGCGCTGCTTTGGCGGACGGGAAAAGGAAATCACGGCCATATTGGCATTGCAATTATTCATGATCGCTATTGTAACGGGCGCAGCGGGTGTCGCAGCAGGTTATTTAGCCCAGGAAATGTTTGTGAGCCTGTTCCGGGATTTTATCAAATTTCCATTGCCGCCAGCAGGCTGGGCGCCGGTCATCATGGGGTTCGGGATCAGCACATTAATCCTGTTCGCATTTTCATTTCCTGTTATCAGCCAGCTGCCCAAGACATCGCCATTATTCATCTGGCGCAATGAAATAACCAATCATACCATACAATATTATCTGGTTTTTTCCATTTTTTTCCTTATGGCTCTCATTTATATTGTCTGGTCCATGGAATTTTCCATGCTGGCTATTTATTATTTTCTCGGGTTCTTTCTTTCTCTCATTTTCATGTACGCGATCGGTCAGCTTATTCTGCGTCTGATCGCCGCGGTACTTCCCTATCTGGATGGGACACTGCGCAGCGGTCTCAATCAATTACTTCATCATCGCAGCAGTTTCATTCTGCAATTCATTGGATTTAACCTGATATTAACCGCACTGTTGACCTCCAGCCTGATTAAAACGGATATTGTCAGAAACTGGCAATCGACCTTACCCGCTTCAGCACCCAATTATTTTGCATTTAACATCGCACGCACGGATATTGTTCCGCTCGGGCAGTTTTTTAAGGATCATCAAGTTCCTGTGGAAGGGATTTATCCCATGGTCAGAGGGAGGTTGATAGCGTTGAACGGTAAACCCATCATGAAAGCCGTACCTGCCGATGCGGTGAATAATAATGCGCTGCATCGTGACTTGAATCTTAGCTGGATGTGGCAATACCCGTCAGACAATAAAATTGTCAAAGGTCATTCCTGGACACTAAAGGATTATGCCAAGGCGATGGTATCTGTGGAAAAAAACCTGGCTGAAAACCTGCAGCTGCGTATTAACGATGAATTGACCTTTCAGATCGGAGAACAACAGTTTAAAGCTTCTATTGTCAATTTCCGCAGCCTGGTCTGGTCCTCAATACATCCCAACTTTTTCATGATCTTCCCGCCGGGATTGCTGGATAAATTTCCAGCGACATATATCACAAGCTTTCACCTGAAAAAAGACCAGACCATCTTCTTAAACGACCTCGCCAGATTATTTCCAAATATTACCATTATTGACATGGCCAGCCTGCTGAGCCAGATCCAGGATCTGGTAGGCAAGATTATCGCTGCCTTGCAATATCTTTTTTTCTTCGCCTTGGCGCTCGGTATATTAATCTTTATAACCAGTTTGCAATCCAGCATGGATGAGAGGAAACAAACTTACTCCTTGTTCCGCATTCTAGGCGCTGACAGAAAATATATTATGAAATGTCTCATGGTTGAGTTTTCAAGCCTGGCTTTGATTCTTATTATCACAACCATCAGTTTCTCTCTGTTGCTTGTCTATCTGCTGGAAGCGACGATTTTTAATCTCTAA
- a CDS encoding nucleoside phosphorylase yields MSKQPFKPHHINADSHDLKGNGKIGRYILLPGSDGRAKAIAGHFDNLVIKPHPRGHHLYIGTIANGKTVIDVAVISTGMGCPSMEIILHELYHLGGKRFLRVGTAGSLQPGIVKIGGIVNAQASVRDEKTTTDYEPISIPAISSFEFTLAIMEAAKKLGIIHQIHTGMVHCKSSLYAREFGAGPEGAINKSYIDLLTHCGVLATEMETAALFVQSQIYNYQLLQRGKGPQYRVLCGAILGIISMPPHDFATPAQEAKIETAMIGLALESIKTLSASEIHA; encoded by the coding sequence ATGAGCAAACAACCGTTCAAACCTCATCATATCAACGCGGATTCACACGATCTGAAGGGGAATGGCAAAATAGGTCGCTATATACTTCTCCCCGGGTCAGACGGCCGCGCAAAAGCTATCGCAGGTCATTTTGATAATCTGGTGATCAAGCCGCATCCGCGGGGCCATCATCTATACATCGGAACCATAGCTAATGGCAAAACCGTAATCGATGTTGCGGTCATCTCGACCGGGATGGGTTGTCCCAGCATGGAAATCATTCTTCATGAATTATATCATTTGGGCGGCAAACGGTTTTTGCGCGTCGGGACAGCGGGTTCATTGCAACCGGGCATTGTCAAAATCGGTGGCATCGTGAATGCGCAGGCATCCGTTCGTGATGAAAAAACCACAACCGATTATGAACCCATCTCCATTCCGGCTATTTCTTCGTTTGAATTCACACTAGCCATCATGGAAGCGGCAAAAAAGCTGGGAATCATTCATCAAATCCATACCGGAATGGTGCATTGCAAAAGCTCATTATATGCGCGTGAATTTGGCGCCGGCCCGGAAGGAGCAATTAATAAATCCTATATAGACTTATTAACACATTGCGGCGTGCTCGCCACTGAAATGGAAACAGCGGCATTGTTTGTTCAATCCCAGATTTATAATTATCAGCTTTTACAGCGCGGAAAAGGGCCGCAATATCGTGTTTTGTGCGGTGCGATACTTGGCATCATCAGCATGCCGCCGCATGACTTCGCCACGCCCGCGCAAGAAGCAAAAATTGAAACGGCAATGATTGGGCTTGCCCTGGAAAGCATCAAGACACTTTCAGCCAGTGAAATCCATGCATGA
- a CDS encoding class I SAM-dependent methyltransferase: MPGKIKVNLKGVPQTLLLPLLGRALFSQEPYSPIHDERAVQLVNRLDYDFTQLNEQIGQSTLFWMARAYQFDEAIKQYLQRHPRAVIVNLGAGLETAFYRVDNGTLTWIDLDLPEVMELRRTLLPPPDREYYLEKSILDFSWMNEVRQYGDNIFFFAGGFFMYFTETQVRSVLTAMAAMFSKSELVFDTISIRGLKYANQMLEKANMTNALLQWGLDNANDLEKWSDQIQVLYQIPYFKKLKTRLSFPVFLRMKMWVYDLFNSGGIVHIRFK, from the coding sequence ATGCCTGGCAAGATCAAGGTTAACCTGAAAGGCGTTCCGCAGACATTGTTACTGCCGCTACTCGGCAGGGCTTTATTCAGCCAGGAACCTTATTCTCCCATACATGACGAGCGCGCCGTTCAACTAGTCAATCGGCTTGATTATGATTTTACGCAACTGAATGAGCAAATTGGCCAATCTACGCTGTTCTGGATGGCCAGGGCGTATCAGTTTGATGAAGCTATCAAGCAATACCTTCAGCGTCATCCCCGTGCAGTCATTGTTAACCTGGGAGCAGGTCTCGAAACCGCGTTTTACAGAGTGGATAATGGCACGCTGACGTGGATAGATCTTGACCTGCCAGAAGTAATGGAATTGAGAAGGACTTTGCTGCCGCCGCCTGATCGTGAGTATTATCTTGAAAAATCTATTCTGGATTTTTCATGGATGAATGAGGTCAGACAGTATGGCGATAATATCTTTTTCTTTGCGGGTGGATTTTTCATGTATTTTACCGAAACACAAGTCCGTTCCGTCTTGACCGCCATGGCAGCAATGTTTTCAAAATCTGAATTGGTATTTGATACCATCTCTATTCGCGGACTTAAATATGCCAACCAAATGCTGGAAAAGGCAAATATGACAAATGCGTTATTACAATGGGGCCTGGATAACGCCAATGATCTGGAAAAATGGTCTGACCAGATACAAGTGTTATATCAAATCCCCTATTTCAAAAAACTCAAGACCAGGCTTTCATTTCCAGTGTTTTTGCGCATGAAAATGTGGGTTTATGATCTATTCAACAGCGGCGGGATTGTTCATATCAGATTCAAATAA
- a CDS encoding MFS transporter — protein sequence MKNTLIWITSIILFIELLDTTILYSSIVPIARDFDISSSSMSLPVLSYIIGTCLFVPVVSWLSNRCNRINVIIYTLVFFSFFSLLCGIAPGLYSFSLFRFFQGIMISVCGAMAITTILSICEKDDIVSTMGIINVPALLGTAIGPFVGAVFSFYASWRMAFLVNVPICLLMSAILFMNKSGNTHYSKQEISKTPFDLAGFVLMSLFLVVISAGFEMLSHSMSRVYFILVLAGLAFGVGYVLLWTFRQTIPEPRRTISILNLRVFTNRNFSFGSIINVIARTAMCGIPVLLSIILQQAYGYSVIQAGLYLAIVALAGMIAKCLSPLLNQFGVRKSVLISAVMTSASMLLISPLDYLINNGVLWLVCALLGFSMSILYTSMNSVLYLTLDDDQMANASNIGSIIQQFSIGLGIVSAVGGFEWLVSPQGITMSAASKTDILHAYTVICELLALMMLLNLIVGLLFYLYNNTFDNSPEYHVDQNFAD from the coding sequence ATGAAGAACACATTGATATGGATTACTTCCATTATCTTGTTTATTGAATTACTAGATACTACGATACTCTATTCCAGTATTGTGCCAATAGCCCGCGATTTTGACATCAGCTCATCCAGTATGTCATTGCCGGTACTGAGTTATATCATTGGCACTTGCCTATTTGTGCCCGTTGTTTCATGGCTTTCCAATCGATGCAACCGAATAAATGTCATCATTTATACGCTTGTATTCTTTTCATTTTTTTCATTGCTTTGTGGTATTGCCCCCGGATTGTATTCATTTTCCCTATTCAGGTTTTTTCAAGGGATAATGATTTCGGTGTGCGGTGCCATGGCAATTACGACCATATTATCCATTTGTGAAAAAGACGATATTGTCAGCACAATGGGAATAATCAACGTCCCGGCTTTGCTTGGCACAGCCATTGGGCCGTTTGTGGGAGCTGTTTTTTCATTTTATGCCTCGTGGCGGATGGCTTTTCTTGTAAACGTTCCAATTTGTCTGCTCATGTCCGCCATATTATTCATGAATAAATCAGGGAATACTCATTATTCAAAACAAGAAATCAGTAAAACCCCGTTTGATTTGGCAGGGTTTGTGCTCATGTCTTTATTTCTTGTGGTCATTTCCGCTGGATTTGAAATGCTTTCTCACTCCATGAGCCGGGTTTATTTCATTCTGGTGCTGGCCGGGTTGGCGTTTGGCGTCGGGTATGTCCTGCTCTGGACTTTTAGGCAAACGATACCCGAACCTCGTCGCACAATATCGATTCTGAATTTGAGGGTTTTCACGAACCGAAATTTTTCTTTTGGATCTATAATCAATGTGATAGCAAGGACGGCGATGTGCGGCATTCCTGTTTTACTCAGCATCATTTTGCAGCAGGCGTATGGTTATTCAGTCATTCAGGCCGGCTTGTATCTTGCTATCGTGGCATTGGCAGGCATGATAGCCAAATGTCTCTCTCCCCTTCTCAATCAATTCGGCGTCAGAAAATCAGTTCTCATTTCTGCTGTCATGACTTCCGCCTCCATGTTGTTGATTTCCCCGCTGGATTACCTGATTAATAATGGTGTTTTATGGCTGGTGTGCGCCCTGCTGGGATTTTCGATGTCAATTTTGTATACCTCCATGAATTCTGTCTTGTACCTGACGCTTGATGATGATCAAATGGCAAATGCCAGCAATATCGGATCAATTATTCAGCAATTTTCTATCGGTTTGGGAATTGTTTCCGCGGTTGGAGGGTTTGAGTGGTTGGTGTCGCCGCAAGGTATTACGATGAGCGCCGCAAGCAAGACTGACATTCTTCATGCTTACACTGTCATCTGTGAGTTGCTTGCGTTGATGATGTTATTGAATTTAATCGTGGGGTTGTTATTTTATCTGTACAATAATACTTTTGATAACTCACCTGAGTATCATGTTGATCAGAACTTCGCGGATTAG
- a CDS encoding NAD/NADP-dependent octopine/nopaline dehydrogenase family protein yields the protein MHIKSKVSILGCGHGGMALAADLKIKGAQVAIWSDPKHIQKFNKILDKNGEVVLHDGNKTTTARLDLVSHDFSEVMRFGDVIYNCTPMNAHTPLFKKLTGCMSLIKSRKLFINLSGVFSGLDQLLNVGHREIFNRFRVFDTSTFPYACRAGESNDVTILGRKSELTIAPLFPADSQYINPLPDSVKPARFNIMENSIKLGLTGTNAVFHPATVLFNARLIDNGSSFLFYREGISKRTSLLHEALDSERLRLAETMGYSLNPCVEDDNKYYGTNFINSYDFSVNSTVHKKITAPTTLNHRFVNEDIAYGLVPLLALGRLHKMSLPNIESVINIFSTIMGVNYYQSGRNLSGITREFIRHLTWHATILDRITA from the coding sequence ATGCATATAAAGTCAAAAGTATCCATACTGGGTTGTGGACACGGAGGGATGGCTCTTGCGGCAGACTTGAAAATTAAAGGTGCGCAGGTTGCAATCTGGTCTGATCCAAAGCATATTCAAAAATTCAACAAAATACTAGACAAGAATGGCGAAGTGGTCTTGCATGATGGCAATAAAACCACTACTGCCAGACTGGATCTGGTATCGCATGATTTTTCCGAAGTTATGCGTTTCGGTGATGTTATTTACAACTGCACTCCCATGAATGCTCATACTCCATTATTTAAAAAATTGACGGGCTGCATGAGCCTGATCAAATCCAGAAAATTATTTATCAATCTCTCGGGCGTATTTAGTGGTCTTGATCAGCTTTTAAATGTAGGACATCGTGAAATATTTAATCGATTCCGAGTCTTTGACACGTCTACCTTTCCATATGCGTGCCGGGCCGGAGAATCAAACGATGTCACTATTCTGGGAAGAAAATCAGAATTGACCATAGCGCCATTGTTTCCTGCAGACAGTCAGTATATCAATCCGCTTCCTGATAGCGTCAAGCCGGCCAGATTCAATATCATGGAAAACTCGATCAAGCTGGGCCTGACAGGAACAAACGCTGTTTTTCATCCTGCTACCGTATTGTTCAATGCACGTTTGATTGATAATGGATCAAGTTTTCTTTTTTACCGTGAGGGCATTTCCAAACGGACATCACTGCTTCATGAGGCGCTGGACAGCGAGAGGCTGCGCCTTGCTGAAACCATGGGTTACTCATTGAATCCCTGCGTGGAAGATGACAATAAATATTATGGCACGAATTTCATTAACAGCTACGATTTCAGTGTAAACTCGACTGTTCATAAGAAAATTACTGCCCCCACCACTCTCAATCACCGTTTTGTGAATGAAGATATTGCTTATGGCTTGGTCCCTCTGTTAGCTCTAGGCAGGCTGCATAAAATGTCCTTGCCAAATATAGAAAGTGTAATAAACATATTTTCAACCATCATGGGCGTTAATTATTATCAAAGCGGCCGGAATTTATCAGGAATCACCAGAGAATTTATTCGGCATCTGACATGGCATGCGACTATCCTGGACAGGATAACAGCATGA
- a CDS encoding winged helix-turn-helix transcriptional regulator, whose protein sequence is MSDNQFDPYIKMCPSRAVIKVVCDKWTILIINLLSTKTCRFGELKRRIEGISQKVLSQTLQKLQRYGFVSRQSYPILPMKVEYELTALGKSLSLQLRTLTEWTLENMPEIMKAERKFIEKN, encoded by the coding sequence ATGAGCGATAATCAATTCGATCCTTACATTAAGATGTGCCCGTCACGCGCTGTTATCAAAGTTGTATGTGATAAGTGGACCATTCTAATCATTAATCTTCTTTCAACAAAAACCTGCCGTTTTGGCGAGTTAAAGCGGAGAATTGAAGGAATTTCGCAAAAAGTGCTTTCACAAACGTTACAGAAATTGCAACGATACGGATTTGTGTCACGGCAATCCTATCCTATACTTCCTATGAAAGTTGAATATGAGTTGACTGCTCTTGGAAAATCATTAAGTTTGCAACTTCGTACATTGACTGAGTGGACATTGGAAAACATGCCGGAGATCATGAAGGCAGAAAGAAAATTCATCGAGAAAAATTAA
- a CDS encoding glycine-rich domain-containing protein — MLIYKWLLISTHAMIPDINELLSYTNAKILSRYSKNHPDSKMSGREALSELMKFIWLCCIHKVELSLRPYDETLHFSCLIYDEMAEIDDMWHIFLLFTRDYQKFCADYLHGYFFHHDPIVSDEIPLNFEINLRRYLEYIHDKLGEETLIKWFEKK; from the coding sequence ATGCTTATATATAAATGGTTACTTATCTCAACTCATGCCATGATTCCTGATATCAATGAATTGCTCTCATATACAAATGCCAAGATCTTGTCTCGCTATTCGAAAAATCATCCCGATTCAAAAATGAGCGGTCGCGAGGCTCTGTCAGAATTGATGAAATTCATTTGGCTATGCTGTATCCACAAGGTTGAATTGTCACTGCGGCCTTATGATGAGACGCTGCATTTCTCCTGTCTGATTTATGATGAAATGGCTGAAATTGATGATATGTGGCATATCTTTCTGTTATTCACAAGAGATTACCAGAAATTCTGCGCGGACTATCTGCATGGATATTTTTTTCACCATGATCCAATCGTTTCAGATGAGATACCGCTGAATTTCGAGATCAATCTGAGACGCTATTTGGAGTATATACATGACAAATTAGGAGAGGAAACATTAATCAAATGGTTTGAGAAAAAATAG
- a CDS encoding class I SAM-dependent methyltransferase: MSDSRWSNYYQMTRQRTRPRKALLIALDQFKNESGFLPSQAIDLGCGSGSDSLYLLRSGWRVTAMDSSTDSMLALISSLPLSLSEKLLIKLCKFEGLSFLPQVHFVNASFSLPFLDKSEFYLFWPKIINSISSGGRFAGSFFGSRDDWHKRDNMTFLSYADILNLFSKLEIEYFEEEEPNEAGALDKPKHWHKYHIVAKKA, translated from the coding sequence ATGAGCGACTCGCGCTGGAGTAATTACTATCAAATGACCCGTCAACGCACAAGACCAAGAAAAGCCTTGTTAATCGCACTGGATCAATTTAAAAATGAATCAGGTTTTCTTCCTAGTCAGGCCATTGATCTGGGGTGTGGCAGCGGCTCGGATTCGCTTTATCTGTTGCGGTCCGGATGGCGCGTGACCGCAATGGATTCAAGCACTGATTCAATGCTTGCATTAATATCCAGCCTGCCACTGAGTCTGTCCGAAAAGCTGTTGATCAAGCTATGTAAATTTGAAGGATTAAGCTTTCTGCCGCAAGTGCATTTTGTGAATGCAAGTTTCAGTCTTCCCTTCTTAGATAAGAGTGAATTTTATTTGTTTTGGCCTAAAATCATTAACTCCATTTCATCTGGCGGGCGCTTCGCTGGAAGCTTCTTTGGAAGCCGAGATGATTGGCATAAACGAGATAACATGACTTTTCTGTCTTATGCGGACATTTTAAATTTGTTTAGCAAACTGGAAATCGAATATTTTGAAGAAGAAGAACCCAATGAAGCGGGCGCCCTGGACAAACCAAAGCACTGGCATAAATATCATATTGTCGCAAAAAAAGCGTAA
- a CDS encoding cytochrome P450: MRKMTLLDIKMQHTPEQFGHYLRQMGDVFWWEKDKFWVVTSHEYAKSILISNDYTCDRSPFFISQMPNIGPDVIMDFFSVISKMMVMSDAPQHTVRRRICYDGFTNRTLHELEPLVQKTIEKQIRICIEKGRMDVVEDLAKVVPSTILADFFHIPEDERNLFYEWSNNMTQFFGGSSQYRNEDGVKVNESAKNLRNYFIDLIIQRRREPKNDFLSILLANQKAFQLSDDEIISQAIMMLVAGQVTTTDQFCNNIYTIMITPGGLESLQSDHIQLDLAINELNRLDPAVSFIFRVAKIDTLIGTQRIKAGDVIFISTHAANRDHRAFDNPDLCLLSRKNNKHISYGFGSHYCIGAKLAQLEMINCLRCMIRTFTNLRFADDDKPVRKHHSLAFSGFEKLPLVFDIN; this comes from the coding sequence ATGAGAAAGATGACTTTGCTTGATATAAAAATGCAACATACACCTGAACAATTCGGCCATTATTTGAGGCAAATGGGGGATGTGTTCTGGTGGGAAAAAGATAAGTTCTGGGTTGTGACGTCGCATGAGTATGCGAAATCCATACTGATCAGTAATGATTATACTTGCGACCGTTCTCCATTTTTTATCAGCCAGATGCCGAATATCGGCCCGGATGTCATCATGGATTTTTTTTCTGTTATCAGTAAAATGATGGTAATGAGTGATGCGCCTCAGCATACTGTCAGAAGACGTATTTGTTACGATGGGTTCACAAACCGCACCCTGCATGAATTGGAACCCTTGGTTCAGAAGACTATTGAGAAACAGATCAGGATATGCATTGAAAAAGGCCGTATGGATGTGGTGGAAGACCTTGCCAAGGTAGTGCCTTCAACAATACTGGCCGACTTTTTTCATATTCCTGAAGATGAGCGGAATTTGTTCTATGAATGGTCTAACAATATGACACAGTTTTTTGGCGGTTCTTCTCAATATCGGAATGAGGATGGCGTGAAAGTCAATGAAAGTGCAAAAAATCTGCGAAATTATTTTATTGATTTGATCATTCAACGCCGCAGAGAGCCAAAAAATGATTTTTTAAGCATATTGCTCGCCAATCAAAAGGCATTTCAACTTTCTGACGATGAAATTATTTCACAGGCTATCATGATGCTGGTGGCTGGCCAGGTTACGACAACCGATCAATTTTGTAATAATATCTATACGATAATGATTACACCTGGCGGACTGGAATCATTGCAATCTGACCATATTCAACTGGATTTAGCGATCAATGAGTTAAACAGATTGGATCCGGCTGTATCATTTATTTTCCGTGTCGCCAAAATTGATACCTTAATCGGGACGCAGCGCATCAAAGCAGGTGATGTCATCTTCATATCGACGCATGCGGCTAATCGGGACCATCGAGCTTTTGATAATCCTGATTTATGCCTGCTTTCAAGAAAGAATAACAAACATATCAGCTATGGTTTTGGTTCGCACTATTGTATTGGCGCTAAGCTTGCTCAACTTGAAATGATAAATTGTCTTCGTTGCATGATCAGAACTTTTACCAATCTGAGATTCGCGGACGATGATAAGCCGGTTCGAAAACATCATAGCCTGGCTTTTTCGGGATTTGAAAAGCTGCCGCTTGTGTTTGACATAAATTAA
- a CDS encoding TauD/TfdA dioxygenase family protein, whose amino-acid sequence MSLTISQLKPFGLDIFSGEGSPLQQVLSGSELCELVKKYHLVVFRKSKLENINTMIDYAKSMGNLLEWEFGTVMEMQEHVNPKNYLFTNGHVPFHWDGAFHKVPRYLLFYCVQAPLPGCGGETIFTNTQNIYASASREERHEWESLALTYHTEKLAHYGGCISVPLVDYHPDDGQKILRFAEPVPDTMLNPVHVSVNQLDAAESSRFIEEMSRRCHLDSNCYTHQWCEDDFLIADNYTLLHARRPYIKEAPRHLRRIQVV is encoded by the coding sequence ATGTCTTTAACGATCAGTCAATTAAAACCATTTGGTCTTGATATATTCTCAGGAGAAGGCAGCCCGCTCCAGCAAGTCTTGTCCGGCTCCGAATTATGTGAGTTGGTGAAGAAATATCACCTTGTTGTATTCAGGAAATCAAAACTGGAAAACATAAATACCATGATTGATTATGCTAAATCAATGGGAAATCTTCTGGAATGGGAATTTGGTACTGTCATGGAAATGCAGGAACACGTCAATCCAAAGAATTACTTGTTCACAAATGGACATGTTCCATTTCATTGGGACGGTGCGTTTCATAAGGTACCTCGGTATCTGCTTTTTTATTGTGTGCAGGCACCATTGCCCGGCTGCGGCGGTGAGACCATTTTTACTAACACACAGAACATCTATGCCTCGGCATCTAGAGAAGAGCGGCATGAATGGGAGTCGTTGGCATTGACTTACCATACTGAAAAACTCGCTCATTATGGAGGATGCATTTCAGTTCCGCTCGTCGATTATCACCCGGATGACGGTCAGAAAATATTGCGGTTCGCAGAACCTGTTCCTGATACCATGCTAAACCCTGTTCATGTTAGCGTCAATCAGCTTGACGCAGCTGAATCCAGCCGATTTATTGAAGAAATGTCGCGCCGCTGCCACCTTGATTCGAATTGTTACACACATCAATGGTGTGAGGATGACTTTCTTATCGCTGACAATTATACGCTCTTGCATGCGCGACGGCCGTATATCAAGGAAGCTCCGCGACACCTGCGAAGAATACAAGTGGTGTGA